A single Clostridia bacterium DNA region contains:
- the pcrA gene encoding DNA helicase PcrA, whose protein sequence is MDLNKILNDQQAKAVRKTEGPLLILAGAGSGKTRVLTYRIAYLIGEHGVNPSNIAAITFTNKAADEMKERVANIVGELGYFVTISTFHSFCVRILRRNADKIGYNNNFVIYDAKDQLTLVKECIKELDISEKYYAPKSVKNNISNIKDTLINYQEFAQQSKGDFRKEKLAEIYRLYQQKLQRNNAFDFDDLIMKTVELFETDPDVLKYYQNKFRYLMVDEYQDTNTAQYKLVKFLSEKHRNICVVGDDDQSIYGWRGADVRNILDFEKDFPESETIKLEQNYRSTQTILDAANNLIKNNYSRKKKRLWTSNGRGQQIVLYEAVDEKDEAEYVCQSIKEKLDKQSLKYSDFAVLYRINAQSRVMEDALMKYKMPYRMVGGLRFYDRKEIKDLIAYLRVIVNPLDNVSFLRIINVPKRGIGAKTISRIQEYAASSDGSLFSAILDCEKIDGLTKRAISSIEQFKDIIIELMAIKETGTISELIEYIIEKTGYKEQLMAEKTEEAEVRLENIKEFISAAKEYEQGEEQGNIQDFLENIALVSDIDTVDAGGDGVLLMTMHSAKGLEFPVVFIIGMEEGIFPHVRSLFEEDELEEERRLCYVGITRAQQELFMTCARQRTIFGKTNYNTLSRFINEIPENLTNRGNGDNGNDENETILKEEQYQDSFQVGQKVIHKKFGNGTVVGLNGQGKDTEINIAFDGLGVKKLVAFYAPIKKI, encoded by the coding sequence ATGGATTTAAACAAGATTTTGAACGATCAGCAAGCAAAAGCTGTTCGCAAGACCGAGGGGCCTTTGCTCATTTTAGCTGGCGCTGGTTCGGGAAAGACTAGGGTTCTGACCTATAGGATAGCATATTTAATCGGAGAACATGGTGTTAACCCTTCAAATATAGCAGCTATTACATTTACAAATAAAGCGGCAGATGAAATGAAAGAAAGGGTTGCGAACATAGTAGGAGAATTGGGATACTTTGTTACAATAAGCACATTCCATTCATTCTGTGTAAGAATTCTCAGGAGAAATGCTGATAAAATAGGATATAATAATAACTTTGTAATTTACGATGCAAAAGATCAATTGACTCTGGTAAAAGAGTGCATAAAAGAATTAGATATAAGCGAAAAATATTACGCTCCTAAATCAGTGAAAAACAATATAAGCAATATCAAGGATACCCTGATAAATTATCAAGAGTTTGCACAGCAGAGCAAAGGGGATTTTAGAAAAGAAAAATTAGCAGAAATTTATAGACTATATCAGCAAAAGCTGCAGAGAAACAATGCATTTGATTTTGATGATTTGATTATGAAAACAGTTGAGCTATTTGAAACAGATCCTGATGTTTTAAAATATTATCAGAATAAATTCAGATACCTAATGGTGGATGAATATCAGGATACAAATACCGCACAATATAAATTAGTAAAATTTTTATCTGAAAAGCATAGAAATATTTGTGTTGTAGGTGATGACGACCAAAGTATATACGGGTGGAGAGGAGCCGATGTTAGAAATATACTCGACTTTGAAAAGGATTTTCCTGAATCTGAAACTATTAAGTTGGAGCAGAATTATAGGTCTACCCAAACTATTTTGGACGCAGCTAATAATCTGATAAAAAACAATTATTCCAGGAAGAAAAAGAGGCTGTGGACATCAAATGGAAGAGGGCAGCAGATAGTATTATATGAAGCAGTCGATGAAAAGGATGAAGCTGAATATGTATGCCAAAGCATAAAGGAAAAACTAGATAAACAGTCTCTCAAATACTCTGATTTTGCTGTGCTATACAGAATAAATGCGCAATCTAGGGTTATGGAAGATGCATTGATGAAGTATAAAATGCCATATAGGATGGTAGGTGGTTTAAGGTTTTATGACAGAAAGGAAATAAAAGATCTTATTGCATATTTAAGGGTAATAGTAAATCCCTTGGATAATGTGAGTTTTTTGAGGATAATAAATGTACCCAAAAGAGGGATAGGAGCAAAGACTATAAGCAGGATACAGGAATATGCAGCCTCAAGTGATGGCAGTCTTTTTTCTGCCATATTGGATTGTGAAAAGATTGACGGTTTGACAAAAAGAGCTATATCATCAATAGAGCAATTTAAGGATATTATAATAGAACTCATGGCAATAAAAGAGACAGGTACAATTTCTGAACTGATAGAATACATAATTGAAAAGACCGGATATAAAGAACAATTAATGGCTGAAAAGACGGAGGAGGCAGAGGTCAGGCTGGAGAACATAAAAGAATTTATATCTGCGGCTAAAGAATATGAACAGGGAGAAGAACAAGGGAATATACAGGACTTTTTAGAAAATATAGCACTTGTCAGCGATATTGATACGGTGGATGCGGGAGGAGATGGTGTCTTATTGATGACCATGCATAGTGCCAAAGGCCTGGAATTTCCGGTTGTATTTATAATTGGTATGGAAGAAGGCATATTCCCTCATGTAAGATCCCTTTTTGAAGAAGACGAGCTGGAGGAGGAGAGAAGGCTTTGTTATGTTGGAATAACCAGGGCACAGCAAGAGCTATTTATGACATGTGCTAGACAGAGAACGATATTTGGAAAGACTAATTATAATACCTTATCCAGATTTATCAATGAGATACCTGAAAATCTTACTAATAGGGGAAATGGCGATAATGGCAATGATGAGAACGAAACAATCCTGAAGGAAGAGCAATACCAGGATTCTTTCCAGGTAGGACAAAAAGTGATTCATAAAAAGTTCGGTAACGGGACAGTGGTTGGATTAAACGGGCAAGGCAAAGACACTGAAATTAACATTGCCTTTGATGGATTAGGTGTAAAAAAGCTGGTAGCCTTTTATGCTCCTATTAAGAAAATATAA
- a CDS encoding class I SAM-dependent RNA methyltransferase: MSGINLIATSTFGLEAIVKRELIALGFNDLKVSDGKVEFTANEEAIPKTNIWLRCADRVLLKMGEFKALSFEELFENTKALPWDEWITEDGKFTVIGKSVKSKLFSVPDCQSIVKKAVVEKLKSKYKKQWFDETGPEFTIQVSILKDVATLTIDTSGIGLHKRGYRQKSVRAPLKETLAAAMIQLSFWNKDRLLLDPFCGSGTIPIEAALIGMNIAPGLNRHFASENWPRIDSKVWKKVKTEAFGLIDSNVDLNISASDIDQKAIELASQNAINAGVDYCIDFKTKSVFDLDVNNEYGVLISNPPYGERIGKKSEIEKIYKTLGKKFRSKDTWSVYLLTSDESFENIYGKKADRKRKLYNGRIKVDYYQYYGKKPNDQN; this comes from the coding sequence GTGTCTGGGATAAATTTAATTGCTACTTCAACATTTGGATTAGAGGCTATAGTAAAAAGAGAATTGATAGCTCTTGGGTTTAATGATTTAAAGGTATCTGATGGAAAGGTGGAATTTACAGCAAATGAAGAAGCCATTCCCAAAACCAATATATGGCTTAGGTGTGCCGATAGAGTGCTGTTAAAAATGGGAGAATTTAAAGCGTTGAGCTTTGAAGAGCTTTTTGAAAACACCAAGGCACTGCCTTGGGATGAATGGATAACCGAAGATGGCAAGTTTACTGTAATTGGAAAGTCGGTAAAATCCAAGCTGTTCAGTGTTCCTGATTGTCAATCTATCGTAAAAAAAGCAGTGGTAGAAAAACTAAAATCAAAGTACAAAAAACAATGGTTTGATGAGACAGGGCCGGAATTTACAATACAGGTTTCCATTTTAAAGGATGTAGCTACCTTGACTATAGATACAAGCGGTATCGGACTTCACAAAAGGGGTTATAGACAAAAATCAGTAAGAGCTCCATTAAAGGAGACATTGGCTGCTGCAATGATACAGTTGAGTTTCTGGAATAAGGATCGCCTTTTATTGGATCCATTCTGCGGTTCAGGTACAATCCCCATAGAAGCTGCCCTGATTGGTATGAACATAGCACCTGGGCTTAATAGACATTTTGCCTCAGAAAACTGGCCCAGAATAGATAGTAAAGTATGGAAGAAAGTAAAAACTGAAGCCTTTGGTCTGATAGATTCTAATGTGGATTTGAACATATCAGCATCGGATATAGATCAAAAAGCTATTGAACTGGCATCTCAAAACGCAATAAACGCAGGAGTAGATTATTGCATCGATTTCAAAACCAAGTCTGTCTTTGATTTAGATGTAAACAATGAGTATGGGGTACTTATATCTAATCCTCCTTATGGTGAACGAATAGGCAAAAAATCAGAAATAGAAAAAATATATAAAACTTTAGGTAAAAAATTCAGGTCTAAGGATACTTGGTCAGTTTATCTCCTTACCTCTGATGAAAGCTTTGAAAATATATATGGTAAAAAAGCTGATAGAAAGAGAAAATTATATAATGGCAGGATAAAAGTAGACTATTACCAATATTATGGAAAAAAGCCTAATGATCAAAATTAA